In one window of Paracoccus saliphilus DNA:
- a CDS encoding phenylacetate--CoA ligase family protein translates to MTGYYDDLETRDHEIREAALAEALPLVIARAKTAPALARLLRDVEPEDIADLAALARLPVIRKAELSDAQKKSPPFGGYTTRPANEFDQIFQSPGPIYEPGRHSGDWWRLGRFLHASGVGAGDIVQNCFGYHLTPAGMMFESGARAVDAAVLPAGTGQTELQVSAAVDIGTTCYAGTPDFLKVILDRADEMGKRLSISKAVVGGGALFPSLRQGYSDRGIVTRQCYATADLGNIAYESDALDGMIVDEGVIVEIVRPGTGDPLPAGEVGEVVVTTLNPDYPLLRFATGDLSAVMPGISPCGRTNMRIKGWLGRADQTTKIKGMFVRPEQVAALMARHPEIARARVIAERDGERDVMTVQLESRAVSTEAYAASVADMLKLKGRVEIVPPGSLPNDGKVIEDRRNYE, encoded by the coding sequence ATGACCGGCTATTATGATGATCTGGAAACCCGTGACCACGAGATACGGGAGGCCGCACTGGCCGAGGCATTGCCGCTCGTGATCGCGCGTGCCAAGACCGCGCCTGCCCTTGCGCGGCTGCTGCGCGATGTCGAGCCAGAGGATATCGCCGACCTTGCGGCGCTCGCTCGGCTGCCGGTGATCCGCAAGGCTGAACTTTCCGACGCGCAGAAGAAATCTCCGCCATTTGGAGGCTATACTACCCGGCCTGCCAACGAGTTCGATCAGATCTTTCAGAGCCCCGGTCCGATCTATGAACCGGGTCGGCATTCCGGGGACTGGTGGCGATTGGGCCGGTTCCTGCATGCATCGGGGGTCGGGGCTGGCGATATCGTGCAGAATTGTTTCGGATATCACCTGACGCCTGCCGGAATGATGTTCGAATCCGGGGCACGGGCGGTGGACGCCGCTGTGTTGCCCGCCGGCACCGGGCAGACCGAATTGCAGGTATCAGCTGCCGTCGATATCGGCACGACCTGCTATGCTGGCACCCCGGATTTTCTGAAGGTCATCCTCGATCGCGCGGACGAGATGGGTAAACGACTGTCAATCTCCAAGGCTGTCGTCGGTGGAGGTGCCTTGTTTCCATCCCTGCGGCAGGGCTATTCTGATCGTGGGATCGTCACACGGCAATGCTATGCCACCGCGGATCTGGGGAATATCGCTTATGAGAGCGATGCGCTCGATGGCATGATCGTCGATGAGGGGGTTATCGTCGAGATCGTGCGTCCCGGCACCGGTGATCCGCTTCCTGCGGGTGAGGTGGGCGAGGTCGTGGTGACGACGCTGAACCCCGATTATCCGCTGTTGCGCTTTGCCACCGGGGATCTGTCGGCGGTGATGCCTGGCATCTCGCCCTGTGGCCGAACCAATATGCGGATCAAGGGCTGGCTGGGCCGTGCCGATCAGACGACCAAGATCAAGGGGATGTTCGTGCGCCCCGAGCAGGTGGCCGCTTTGATGGCCCGCCATCCCGAGATTGCCCGTGCCCGTGTGATTGCCGAGCGCGACGGGGAGAGGGATGTCATGACCGTGCAACTGGAATCACGAGCCGTTTCCACCGAGGCATATGCCGCTTCGGTCGCGGATATGCTGAAGCTGAAAGGGCGGGTCGAGATCGTGCCGCCAGGAAGCCTGCCCAATGATGGCAAGGTGATCGAGGACAGGCGCAACTACGAATGA
- a CDS encoding flagellar basal body P-ring protein FlgI, whose product MKQLVALFMLLVLSTASAAAPVRIKDIADFDGVRGNDLVGYGLVVGLDGTGDSFRNAPFTEVMLAGLLERLGINVTDDALRSKNVAAVVVTAALPPFARSGSRIDVSVSAIGDAQSLLGGTLVMTPLKAADGDIYAVAQGPIISGGVAVAGEASRVVEGVPTGGKILGGARVEREVAFDFSQIQNIRIALRNADFTTAARIEDIINRDFSHRIAVMQDSGTIIVEFRKLGQINPARVLGRIENLKIEPEDRAKVVIDHKAGTIVMGEHVRISHVAVSQGNLTLRVSEAPQASQPNPFADGETVTLPRSFAELREEPGIGFAEVGGEASLSDLIDGLNALGVPPRGMIDILKSIHAAGALHADLIVE is encoded by the coding sequence GTGAAACAGCTTGTCGCGTTGTTCATGTTGCTGGTGTTGTCCACGGCATCTGCCGCTGCGCCGGTTCGCATCAAGGATATAGCGGATTTCGATGGTGTTCGCGGCAATGATCTGGTCGGCTATGGCCTCGTAGTTGGCCTGGACGGTACTGGAGACAGTTTTCGCAACGCTCCCTTTACCGAAGTAATGCTTGCCGGGCTTCTGGAACGATTGGGAATCAATGTGACGGATGATGCCCTACGATCCAAAAACGTTGCGGCTGTGGTGGTGACTGCAGCCTTGCCGCCCTTCGCACGATCCGGCAGCCGTATTGATGTCAGTGTGTCAGCCATCGGTGATGCGCAAAGTTTGCTGGGTGGCACGCTTGTCATGACACCCTTGAAAGCCGCTGATGGCGACATCTATGCGGTTGCGCAAGGGCCGATCATTTCGGGTGGAGTGGCCGTTGCGGGCGAGGCGTCGCGCGTTGTCGAGGGAGTCCCGACGGGAGGTAAAATCCTGGGGGGTGCACGGGTAGAGCGTGAGGTGGCTTTTGACTTCTCGCAAATCCAAAACATTCGAATTGCTCTACGAAACGCGGATTTTACAACAGCGGCGCGGATCGAGGATATAATCAACCGCGATTTCAGTCATCGTATCGCGGTGATGCAAGATAGTGGAACTATCATAGTCGAGTTTCGCAAGCTTGGTCAGATCAATCCTGCGCGGGTTCTGGGCAGGATCGAAAACCTGAAGATCGAACCGGAGGATCGTGCGAAAGTGGTGATCGATCACAAGGCCGGTACGATCGTCATGGGCGAGCATGTCCGCATTTCACATGTGGCGGTATCGCAAGGTAACTTGACCTTGCGAGTCAGCGAAGCTCCGCAGGCGTCTCAACCGAACCCTTTTGCTGATGGTGAAACCGTCACGTTGCCAAGATCATTTGCCGAATTGAGAGAAGAGCCCGGGATAGGATTTGCTGAAGTGGGTGGCGAGGCTTCACTTAGCGATTTGATTGATGGTCTCAATGCGCTCGGGGTGCCTCCGCGAGGAATGATCGATATTCTGAAATCCATACATGCTGCGGGCGCTTTGCATGCAGATTTGATCGTCGAGTAG
- a CDS encoding flagellar motor protein MotB — protein MAANKGAAGAVLIIKRDVGTAEAGHHGGAWKVAYADFVTAMMAFFLLMWLLNATTEQQRSGLADYFNPTIVQRSGADGDDTEEGVRHAISDNLPDSEKAGDFEQVAKQVQDELTGSGAESMQMTNLLRHVVTRMTDEGLVIELTDLTDQPLFVDDTAQPQPVLKELASLLARVLKQTRNDLAISGHVRSYPEVLVSSPVWALSDARAHSMRNLLDQAGQPDRRVQRVTGYADRKNREGNPMAPANNRIEVILLR, from the coding sequence ATGGCGGCGAACAAGGGAGCTGCAGGGGCGGTACTTATTATCAAGCGCGATGTCGGGACCGCCGAAGCAGGGCATCACGGTGGCGCATGGAAGGTGGCCTATGCGGATTTCGTCACCGCGATGATGGCTTTTTTCCTTTTGATGTGGTTGCTGAATGCCACGACCGAACAGCAAAGATCAGGTCTCGCCGATTACTTCAATCCGACAATTGTCCAGAGATCCGGGGCAGATGGCGACGATACCGAGGAAGGTGTTCGCCACGCCATATCCGACAATCTGCCGGACTCGGAGAAGGCTGGCGATTTCGAGCAGGTGGCGAAGCAGGTTCAGGATGAGCTGACTGGGTCCGGGGCCGAGTCCATGCAGATGACCAATCTCCTGCGTCATGTCGTGACCCGGATGACGGATGAAGGGTTGGTGATCGAATTGACCGACCTGACGGATCAGCCTCTATTTGTTGACGACACGGCCCAGCCACAACCAGTATTGAAGGAACTGGCCTCGCTATTGGCGCGTGTTCTGAAACAGACCCGGAATGATTTGGCGATTTCCGGCCATGTCCGTTCTTATCCAGAGGTCTTGGTCTCTTCGCCGGTATGGGCACTATCAGATGCGCGGGCTCATTCGATGCGCAATCTGCTTGATCAGGCGGGACAGCCGGACCGGCGTGTGCAGCGCGTCACAGGCTACGCCGACAGAAAGAATCGTGAAGGCAACCCGATGGCTCCTGCGAACAACCGCATTGAAGTGATTTTACTGAGATAG
- a CDS encoding flagellin gives MRSNTARLRSALHVLTQEIASGEVADLGQRLRGNSGILNDIETRLTLTEQYQRNVKEAAVQTNEQQEALGVVHDVTSKLAATILASPVPANPKALDAYVMEAEQALTTMVSRLNLEYGGQYLFSGLAIDQPPLISAEEILDKLEELTEGLASADEVSGKVFDWFDALPGSGGFSDVAYKGTLDDVRRLRVSGSHYIELGASAADPAIRNLLKGVALTALAGRGVAEDQYDKKLTMMRRGGEIASGNEPALVAYMARIGIRQKGLEVQGIKNTTSLSILQRTRNDIRQVDPYETSVALTETESQLETLYTLTARLSKLNLTEYLR, from the coding sequence ATGCGATCCAACACTGCGCGTCTCAGGTCAGCACTGCATGTGCTGACCCAAGAGATAGCCAGCGGTGAGGTGGCAGATCTTGGACAGCGTTTGCGGGGAAATTCAGGCATACTGAACGATATAGAAACACGGCTGACCCTGACCGAGCAATATCAGCGGAATGTGAAGGAAGCGGCGGTCCAAACCAATGAACAGCAAGAGGCACTCGGTGTGGTGCACGACGTGACAAGCAAGCTTGCAGCCACAATTTTGGCATCGCCCGTACCAGCAAATCCAAAGGCTCTCGATGCATATGTGATGGAAGCCGAACAGGCATTGACGACCATGGTGTCACGGTTGAACCTTGAATATGGTGGGCAGTATTTGTTTTCGGGGCTCGCAATCGATCAACCTCCCTTGATTTCTGCTGAGGAGATTCTGGATAAGCTTGAGGAACTCACGGAGGGTTTGGCTTCAGCCGACGAGGTCTCTGGTAAAGTATTTGATTGGTTCGACGCTCTGCCCGGAAGTGGCGGGTTTAGCGATGTCGCGTATAAAGGAACCTTGGATGATGTCCGTCGGCTCAGGGTATCCGGAAGCCATTATATAGAGCTGGGGGCAAGTGCTGCGGATCCGGCGATCCGTAATTTGCTAAAAGGCGTGGCTTTGACAGCATTGGCCGGAAGAGGCGTCGCCGAAGATCAATATGACAAAAAGCTTACGATGATGCGCAGGGGAGGGGAGATCGCGTCCGGCAATGAACCTGCATTAGTTGCTTACATGGCGAGGATTGGCATCAGGCAAAAGGGCCTTGAAGTACAAGGCATTAAAAATACTACGTCTCTCTCGATATTGCAGAGGACAAGAAATGACATAAGGCAGGTCGATCCCTACGAGACATCGGTTGCGTTGACCGAGACTGAAAGCCAATTGGAAACTCTTTATACTTTAACAGCGCGCCTGTCTAAGCTGAACCTGACGGAATATTTGCGGTGA
- a CDS encoding transglycosylase domain-containing protein has protein sequence MKRPTGTPKRTGRSPVADKRNQPPASAPSKVRRKTGKRGRQTRKGNVLLRGIAGTVSLIWRVLWGSMWRLAMVMVLIMGAATAYYYSGLPEPEDLFDARARGSVTMLDRNGKVFAWRGETFGTVNSDQIAPVLKHSVIATEDRRFYGHFGVSPRGIAGAVKINLAEGRGPLEGNGGSTITQQVAKLLCLGESFDPIRWENEAEFEQDCRVSSLWRKVKEVPFAFALEAKYSKDDILNIYMNRSYLGAGARGFEAASQRYFNKPASDVNAAESAMLAGLLKAPSYFAPTANLERSQGRAGLVLDLMHEQGYLDDEQFAEAKAHPAVLSQAAAERAGGYFADWVMDTGPGFLTSETTEDVTLKTTFDQRIQKAAEQALKRIFDEKVKDGSKAEAAVVIMSADGAVRAMIGGRDTTVNGAFNRAIQAKRQTGSSFKPFVYAAALEAGYSPSDIVQDGPLTIRIPGGKPWSPKNYTRRYYGSVTLTDALKRSLNTATIRLQEAVGRDAVRRVAHDFGIVSNLTTSPSLGLGASEATLLELTGAYAGIRNGGTSVAPYGLIELNIRGDEQPLMGQLGGFGERVVSQRAAGQLIYMLQQVVQSGTGTRAKLGDRPVAGKTGTTSSYRDAWFVGFTEQYVAGVWMGYDDNTPLSGVTGGGLPTEIWQAVMSDIHEGLPVLPLSTVSPDGSGIIVSSGGNTPKVITSGSPDDPLAAALAGAMQDAESRQQGEDQGGRVVTAPTEVTGNAPQNEGSSTSSSSDDALSRALNGILGGN, from the coding sequence ATGAAAAGACCAACCGGCACTCCAAAGCGCACGGGCCGCAGCCCGGTTGCCGACAAGCGTAACCAGCCCCCGGCCAGCGCACCATCCAAGGTGCGCCGCAAGACTGGAAAGCGTGGACGTCAGACTCGGAAGGGGAATGTCCTGCTGCGCGGTATTGCCGGCACAGTCAGCCTGATCTGGCGAGTGCTATGGGGTTCCATGTGGCGACTCGCCATGGTCATGGTGCTCATCATGGGCGCTGCGACAGCCTATTATTATAGTGGCCTGCCCGAACCTGAAGATCTCTTCGATGCACGGGCACGCGGCTCGGTCACGATGCTTGACCGCAACGGCAAGGTATTCGCATGGCGCGGCGAAACTTTCGGTACTGTCAACAGCGACCAGATCGCCCCGGTGCTGAAGCACTCGGTCATCGCGACCGAGGATCGCCGTTTCTATGGCCATTTTGGGGTCAGCCCCCGTGGCATTGCGGGCGCCGTCAAGATCAACCTCGCCGAGGGCCGAGGCCCGCTTGAAGGCAATGGCGGCTCGACCATCACGCAGCAGGTCGCAAAACTTCTTTGCCTTGGTGAATCCTTTGACCCGATCCGGTGGGAAAACGAAGCCGAGTTCGAACAGGATTGCCGGGTCTCCAGCCTGTGGCGGAAGGTCAAGGAGGTTCCCTTCGCGTTTGCGCTCGAAGCGAAATACTCGAAGGACGACATCCTCAACATCTATATGAACCGCTCTTACCTGGGTGCCGGAGCGCGCGGTTTCGAGGCGGCCAGCCAGCGGTACTTCAACAAGCCTGCATCGGACGTGAATGCTGCGGAATCCGCGATGCTGGCCGGGTTGCTGAAGGCGCCCAGCTATTTCGCGCCCACAGCGAATCTCGAACGTAGCCAGGGCCGGGCCGGGCTGGTTCTGGATCTGATGCATGAGCAGGGCTATCTGGACGACGAGCAATTCGCCGAGGCAAAGGCGCATCCTGCCGTGCTGTCACAGGCCGCAGCCGAGCGTGCAGGGGGATATTTCGCCGATTGGGTAATGGATACCGGCCCCGGTTTTCTGACCAGTGAAACGACCGAGGATGTCACGCTCAAGACCACATTCGACCAGCGCATCCAAAAAGCCGCTGAGCAGGCGCTGAAGCGCATTTTCGACGAGAAGGTAAAAGACGGCAGCAAGGCCGAGGCCGCTGTCGTGATCATGTCGGCCGATGGCGCTGTCCGGGCAATGATCGGTGGACGCGACACAACCGTAAATGGCGCCTTCAACCGGGCCATTCAAGCCAAACGGCAGACTGGCTCCAGTTTCAAGCCATTCGTCTATGCCGCCGCGCTGGAAGCCGGTTACTCGCCATCCGACATCGTACAGGACGGACCGCTGACCATCCGCATTCCCGGCGGTAAGCCATGGTCGCCAAAGAACTACACCCGCCGCTACTATGGGTCCGTGACATTGACCGACGCGCTAAAGCGCTCGCTGAACACGGCGACGATCCGCCTGCAAGAGGCGGTCGGACGCGACGCGGTCAGGCGCGTGGCACATGATTTCGGCATTGTCAGCAACCTGACGACCAGCCCTTCGCTTGGTCTCGGGGCGTCCGAGGCAACCTTGCTCGAATTGACCGGCGCCTATGCGGGAATTCGTAACGGCGGTACATCGGTCGCGCCTTATGGTCTGATCGAATTGAACATCAGGGGCGATGAGCAACCGCTCATGGGACAGCTTGGTGGCTTCGGCGAACGTGTCGTCAGTCAACGCGCGGCCGGTCAGTTGATCTATATGCTGCAACAAGTGGTTCAGTCGGGGACCGGCACACGGGCCAAGCTGGGCGATCGGCCGGTCGCAGGGAAAACCGGCACGACCAGCAGTTATCGCGATGCTTGGTTTGTCGGGTTCACCGAACAGTATGTCGCCGGCGTCTGGATGGGCTACGACGATAACACGCCGTTGTCCGGAGTGACCGGGGGTGGGCTTCCAACGGAAATCTGGCAAGCGGTGATGTCGGATATTCACGAGGGCCTGCCTGTGCTTCCACTGTCCACCGTTTCGCCCGATGGTAGCGGCATTATCGTCTCCAGCGGCGGCAATACGCCCAAGGTGATAACCTCCGGTTCGCCCGATGACCCATTGGCAGCCGCCTTGGCCGGGGCAATGCAGGATGCCGAAAGCCGGCAGCAGGGGGAAGATCAGGGAGGACGGGTCGTCACGGCACCTACCGAGGTCACCGGAAATGCACCTCAAAACGAAGGTTCCTCGACTTCATCCAGTTCAGATGACGCGCTGAGCCGGGCACTAAACGGTATTTTGGGAGGGAATTGA
- a CDS encoding ABC transporter ATP-binding protein encodes MLDAENDDTLLEVNNVEVIYNHVILVLKGVSLSVPKGGITALLGGNGAGKTTTLKAISNLLASERGEVTKGSILYRGEKVAARNPAELVTKGVIQVMEGRHCFEHLTVEENLLTGAYTRRDGAAAIRRDLEMVYEYFPRLRERRKSQAGYTSGGEQQMTAMGRALMSRPEMILLDEPSMGLAPQLVEQIFQIVKAVNEGEGVTFLLAEQNTNVALRYAHYGYILENGRVVMDGPATALCENPDVKEFYLGMSDEGRKSFRDVRSYRRRKRWLA; translated from the coding sequence ATGCTTGATGCCGAAAACGACGACACTCTGTTGGAAGTCAATAATGTCGAGGTGATCTATAACCATGTCATCCTGGTGCTGAAGGGCGTCAGCCTTTCGGTGCCCAAGGGCGGAATTACCGCGCTTCTTGGCGGGAACGGGGCGGGTAAGACAACCACGCTGAAGGCGATCTCGAACCTGCTCGCGAGCGAACGGGGCGAGGTCACCAAGGGAAGCATTCTCTATCGTGGCGAGAAGGTGGCCGCCCGGAACCCTGCAGAACTGGTGACCAAGGGCGTCATCCAGGTGATGGAGGGGCGGCATTGTTTCGAGCATCTGACGGTTGAAGAAAATCTTCTGACGGGCGCATATACGCGCCGTGACGGGGCGGCGGCAATCAGGCGCGATCTCGAGATGGTTTATGAATATTTTCCGCGTCTGCGTGAGCGGCGGAAATCGCAGGCCGGTTACACATCGGGCGGCGAACAGCAGATGACGGCGATGGGGCGCGCATTGATGTCCCGCCCCGAGATGATCCTGCTGGACGAACCGTCGATGGGGTTGGCACCGCAACTGGTCGAACAGATTTTCCAGATCGTGAAGGCGGTGAACGAGGGTGAAGGGGTGACTTTCCTGTTGGCCGAGCAGAACACCAATGTGGCTCTGCGATATGCGCATTACGGCTACATCCTTGAGAATGGCCGGGTGGTGATGGACGGACCCGCCACCGCGCTGTGCGAAAACCCTGATGTCAAGGAATTCTACCTGGGCATGTCGGACGAAGGCCGCAAATCCTTCCGCGACGTGCGCAGCTATCGCCGCCGCAAACGCTGGCTGGCCTGA
- a CDS encoding flagellar hook protein FlgE — protein sequence MSMTSAMGAGVAGLMANSTRLASISDNIANTGTHGYKRVATEFDSLVLNQSGGGTYSAGGVRASSKREIDQTGTLISTSNSMDIAIAGAGMLPVTSINDVTGGSSQLPMLMTRTGGFNPDANGFLRTDSGLVLMGWPASKEGTVPTFSRDTMKGLEPVRIAGDRTVSDPTTQIKLGITLPASETLPTASGDPIVYPIEYFGNLGISNQLELTFTPDVSNPDGMSLTWQVDIRDLASDPTENLIGSYRIAFDGSAELAGGIANVTRLSGGEYDPDTGVLALQVADGDMEIEIGKLGSLDGYLRQIGEDYAPTNVHKNGAAAGRLTSTEIDESGFIKATYDTGIVKTLYQIPLVSVPNVNGLQTGSAQTFSISQTSGSFFLWNAGDGPTGSIQGYAREASTTDIAEELTHMIQTQRAYSSNAKVIQTVDEMLQETTNIKR from the coding sequence ATGTCCATGACTTCAGCGATGGGCGCGGGTGTGGCCGGCCTTATGGCAAATTCAACGCGACTTGCTTCCATATCGGATAATATCGCTAATACCGGGACCCATGGGTACAAGCGGGTCGCGACGGAGTTCGATTCCCTTGTGCTGAACCAATCGGGTGGCGGAACCTATTCAGCAGGTGGCGTCCGGGCATCATCGAAGCGTGAAATCGATCAAACCGGTACACTGATCTCAACCTCCAACTCCATGGATATTGCTATCGCCGGTGCCGGCATGTTGCCAGTGACATCTATCAACGACGTTACTGGCGGTTCGTCACAACTGCCGATGCTTATGACGCGTACAGGGGGCTTCAATCCCGACGCCAACGGGTTCCTTCGCACGGATTCTGGGCTTGTGCTGATGGGATGGCCTGCGTCGAAGGAGGGTACCGTCCCGACCTTTTCTCGAGATACGATGAAGGGGCTTGAACCTGTGCGGATTGCAGGGGACAGAACCGTCAGTGATCCGACCACACAGATAAAGCTGGGCATAACCCTGCCTGCAAGTGAAACATTGCCGACAGCATCAGGCGATCCGATTGTTTATCCTATCGAATATTTTGGCAATCTCGGCATCAGCAATCAGCTGGAGCTGACCTTTACACCAGATGTTTCGAACCCTGACGGGATGTCGCTCACTTGGCAGGTCGACATTCGAGATCTTGCCTCGGATCCTACGGAAAATCTTATTGGTTCATATCGGATCGCTTTTGATGGCAGTGCTGAACTTGCCGGAGGAATTGCAAATGTGACCAGGCTTTCGGGTGGTGAATATGACCCGGATACGGGGGTATTGGCACTACAGGTAGCCGACGGTGATATGGAAATCGAAATTGGCAAACTTGGTAGTCTCGATGGTTATCTCAGGCAAATCGGAGAAGATTATGCCCCGACCAATGTCCACAAAAACGGTGCGGCGGCAGGGAGGTTGACTTCGACGGAAATCGACGAAAGCGGCTTCATCAAGGCCACCTATGACACGGGTATCGTGAAGACCCTGTATCAGATTCCGCTGGTATCCGTTCCGAATGTTAATGGCCTACAGACTGGCAGTGCGCAAACATTCAGCATTTCGCAGACCTCGGGAAGCTTTTTTCTTTGGAATGCCGGTGATGGGCCAACGGGATCGATTCAGGGCTACGCCCGTGAGGCGTCAACCACCGATATCGCCGAAGAACTGACGCATATGATTCAGACGCAGCGGGCCTATTCGTCAAACGCGAAAGTGATCCAAACGGTGGATGAGATGCTACAGGAAACCACGAATATCAAGCGCTGA
- the flgK gene encoding flagellar hook-associated protein FlgK yields MSLAKALSNAVSGLTATTRGTEVVADNLANMQTSGYARREIVLSARGLGGSGGGVRIDSISRVVNAGLLAEQRIAGAAKAESSKRLDFFQKMEEVIGLPGSTGGLGSALTAFQASLLDASGRPEDKNRLLKLAQSAKELATRLNSASDAVQTARTNADSAIALDVSLLNDGLAQVAYLNRRISIISNQGKDPSPLIDERQATIDQINSIVPVQEIARKAGKVALFTTEGAPLLDGTVPSQIAFEPASRLSAERSVDDRSVGRLIVDGKELSAARMRFFSGGTLSANFEIRDYFGPQIQQELDSFVLELHDRFADPAVDSTITANVPGLFVDGRDRAIPEKMPGLATRIALNPVVDPSAGGELWRLRDGLGASTAGPAGDSGLLVELEKAMLRRSDPPAGSVFGEKASLGRRLAILESRVISRRNTAEADSALKNSQADTISGRFFSEGVNSDVELQRLLEYEQAYAANARVIQAIDEMMDQVLRW; encoded by the coding sequence ATGAGTCTCGCCAAAGCACTCTCCAATGCAGTATCCGGACTTACTGCTACAACCCGTGGAACAGAGGTTGTCGCCGACAATCTGGCAAATATGCAGACATCTGGATATGCGCGCCGTGAAATTGTTCTCAGTGCGCGGGGTCTGGGCGGGAGTGGAGGTGGGGTCCGTATCGACAGTATCTCTCGCGTCGTAAATGCGGGGCTTCTGGCGGAGCAGCGCATTGCTGGCGCCGCAAAGGCAGAGTCATCAAAGCGCTTGGATTTTTTTCAGAAAATGGAAGAGGTGATCGGGCTTCCCGGCTCTACGGGAGGACTTGGCAGTGCGTTGACAGCCTTTCAGGCGAGCCTGCTCGATGCAAGCGGCCGGCCAGAAGATAAGAACCGGTTGTTAAAACTTGCTCAATCAGCGAAGGAATTGGCTACCCGCCTCAACAGCGCCTCGGATGCCGTTCAAACTGCCAGGACGAATGCGGATTCAGCCATTGCTTTGGATGTGAGCTTGTTGAATGACGGCCTTGCTCAGGTTGCTTATTTAAACCGTCGGATTTCAATCATCTCCAACCAGGGAAAAGACCCATCGCCGCTGATCGATGAGCGTCAAGCGACGATCGATCAGATCAATAGTATCGTTCCGGTGCAAGAGATCGCACGAAAGGCCGGAAAAGTGGCGCTTTTCACGACAGAGGGGGCGCCCTTACTGGATGGCACTGTGCCCAGCCAGATTGCATTTGAGCCCGCGTCGCGTTTGTCGGCGGAACGATCGGTGGATGACAGGTCAGTTGGGCGTCTGATCGTGGATGGGAAAGAGCTTTCAGCGGCTCGGATGCGTTTTTTCTCTGGTGGCACGCTTTCGGCCAATTTTGAAATTCGCGATTATTTTGGCCCCCAGATCCAGCAAGAACTCGATTCATTCGTATTGGAACTACATGATCGTTTTGCCGATCCGGCGGTCGATTCTACGATAACCGCCAATGTTCCGGGGTTATTTGTCGATGGCCGAGATCGGGCGATCCCCGAGAAAATGCCCGGACTGGCTACCCGTATAGCTCTTAATCCTGTTGTTGATCCGTCGGCCGGTGGCGAACTGTGGCGCTTGCGAGACGGGTTGGGGGCCTCGACGGCAGGTCCCGCCGGAGATTCGGGTCTCCTTGTCGAACTGGAAAAAGCCATGCTTCGCCGGAGCGATCCCCCAGCCGGAAGCGTGTTTGGAGAGAAAGCGTCACTGGGTCGTCGCTTGGCAATTCTCGAATCACGCGTGATATCCCGTCGGAATACCGCCGAGGCAGACAGCGCACTAAAGAACAGTCAGGCAGATACGATATCTGGGCGGTTTTTTTCCGAAGGGGTGAACAGCGACGTCGAGTTGCAGCGACTGCTTGAATACGAGCAAGCCTACGCGGCCAACGCACGGGTCATCCAGGCAATCGATGAAATGATGGATCAGGTTCTAAGGTGGTGA